A genomic region of Jeotgalibaca ciconiae contains the following coding sequences:
- a CDS encoding transglutaminase-like domain-containing protein — protein sequence MIKKKEFWISFLKKAALTVANIYLFYPIIEIFVPLNEFESPLMFHYFLIASSLIALLLPFWFIWLPLQISVILFTFQQYFPLSESGWDWVRTNYTLLSETFSNFMAGGSNIFPTNLALLLMLLFISLATYLLINHRKPSWAILTSLVYLMILHVFTDYDFFAYVVQILGVSLVLLGVTQIPTDKGWRTAAKAFFVASIFGGLITWFSFWSTENLTEQQQWVENNSRKLQKNLDDRGVFDFVDFYRSGEGLQQLGYGEDDRSLGGPVQQNFDPAFVAYSDTSHYWRISTKTTYNGSGWNFADFSYLISIDYLTKSTLPSETSSEIIIERDEDFHYFPYTYQLIDTQIDNGYFAVKIPSLDLEYQNDDEQTMIPTSYTLTIADIGIGESLLRNAPEIEEELLEAEELQVPNSVPLRVWELAAEITEGSNTVYDRVLAIENYLRSEAGLRYSMREASFVPEGEDYVDHFLFESKVGYCDNFSTAMVILARMNGIPARWAKGFNGGTQQTNEEGNTFYEITNANAHSWPEIYFPEVGWVPFEPTPAYQQSLANFVTPDDGTEEETPVADEESLLTADEEDEIVPDAEAESAQVPETRPDTDASHVNDTADTGWPKRFVGILLGMGVIIGVLTHRKWYASVIELFIQNPSFSLRTKTKLVLSLFGIGYKKRKQETLRQYFEEVTKAIPMHKNNILAFVQVIEKLLYAPADEKIVEDAEVRKILLNMVTAFKDLQAIQKKSSF from the coding sequence ATGATCAAGAAAAAAGAATTCTGGATTTCATTTCTAAAGAAAGCAGCTTTAACAGTCGCAAATATTTATTTGTTTTACCCCATTATTGAAATATTTGTTCCCTTAAACGAGTTCGAGTCTCCTTTAATGTTTCACTATTTTTTAATTGCCAGTTCTTTGATTGCTTTGCTGCTGCCTTTTTGGTTTATTTGGCTTCCCCTTCAAATTAGTGTCATCTTGTTTACTTTTCAACAATACTTCCCCCTATCTGAGTCAGGTTGGGATTGGGTTCGGACAAACTATACTCTGCTAAGTGAGACATTCAGTAATTTTATGGCAGGCGGATCAAACATTTTCCCTACGAATCTAGCATTATTGTTGATGCTTCTATTTATCTCGTTGGCAACCTATTTATTAATTAATCATCGCAAGCCTTCATGGGCGATTTTGACCAGCTTGGTATATTTAATGATTTTGCATGTCTTCACAGACTATGACTTTTTTGCTTATGTGGTGCAAATTCTTGGAGTCAGTTTAGTATTGTTAGGAGTAACTCAAATTCCGACCGATAAAGGTTGGCGAACAGCTGCAAAAGCTTTTTTTGTAGCAAGTATTTTTGGAGGACTTATTACTTGGTTTTCATTTTGGAGTACGGAAAATCTAACTGAGCAGCAACAATGGGTTGAAAATAATTCTCGCAAACTTCAAAAGAATCTAGATGATAGAGGAGTATTCGACTTTGTCGACTTTTACCGTTCCGGAGAAGGTCTTCAACAATTGGGTTATGGGGAAGATGACCGATCACTCGGTGGACCTGTTCAACAGAATTTTGATCCTGCCTTTGTTGCGTACAGTGATACTTCTCATTATTGGCGAATTTCAACGAAGACAACTTACAATGGGAGTGGATGGAATTTTGCAGATTTTTCATATTTAATATCAATTGATTATTTGACGAAAAGCACTTTGCCAAGTGAGACAAGTTCAGAAATTATAATCGAACGTGATGAGGATTTTCATTATTTTCCTTATACTTACCAACTAATTGATACTCAAATTGACAACGGCTACTTTGCTGTCAAAATACCTTCTTTAGATTTAGAATACCAAAACGATGATGAACAAACGATGATCCCAACGTCTTACACACTTACAATTGCAGACATTGGAATTGGGGAATCTTTATTGAGAAACGCTCCTGAAATAGAGGAAGAACTGCTTGAAGCCGAAGAGTTACAAGTCCCGAATTCCGTTCCTCTGCGCGTATGGGAACTGGCAGCTGAGATTACTGAAGGTTCTAATACGGTTTACGATCGAGTACTCGCTATTGAAAATTATTTGCGCTCTGAAGCGGGACTCCGTTACAGTATGCGGGAAGCTTCCTTTGTTCCGGAAGGCGAAGATTACGTTGATCACTTTTTATTTGAATCAAAGGTCGGCTACTGCGATAACTTCTCTACCGCTATGGTTATTTTGGCTCGTATGAATGGTATTCCTGCTCGTTGGGCGAAAGGTTTCAATGGTGGAACACAACAAACCAATGAAGAAGGAAACACTTTTTATGAAATAACGAATGCAAATGCCCATTCCTGGCCGGAGATTTATTTTCCTGAAGTTGGCTGGGTTCCATTTGAACCGACCCCTGCCTATCAGCAATCACTAGCTAATTTTGTGACACCAGACGATGGAACAGAAGAAGAAACGCCTGTTGCGGATGAAGAGTCTCTTTTGACTGCTGATGAAGAGGATGAAATCGTTCCTGATGCAGAGGCGGAATCCGCCCAAGTGCCAGAGACTCGCCCGGACACAGATGCAAGTCATGTGAATGATACAGCAGATACTGGCTGGCCAAAACGATTTGTCGGGATACTTCTTGGAATGGGAGTCATCATTGGCGTACTCACACACAGAAAATGGTATGCCTCAGTGATTGAGCTTTTTATACAGAATCCTTCTTTTTCCCTTAGGACAAAAACAAAGCTCGTCTTATCTTTGTTTGGAATAGGATATAAGAAACGAAAACAAGAAACACTGCGTCAATACTTTGAAGAAGTCACGAAAGCTATACCAATGCATAAAAATAATATCCTTGCCTTTGTACAAGTAATTGAGAAATTATTATATGCACCAGCTGATGAAAAAATAGTAGAGGATGCAGAAGTCAGGAAAATACTGTTGAATATGGTAACTGCTTTTAAAGATTTACAAGCAATACAAAAGAAAAGCAGCTTCTAA
- a CDS encoding phosphohexomutase domain-containing protein codes for MSENTGLLSLQNGSDIRGIAITTPTHDATLTAERATKIGCAFVKWLQEEKKLPKEGQTLKIAIGQDSRLSGDELKQALFAGMQHEQVEILDCGLATTPAMFMATIYDDFKVDGSIMITASHLPFEYNGLKFFTRSGGAEHEDIEQILAIASDVSDEIEGEVKSTVIEKDLLTVYAQDLVDKIRKGIPENPNPEKPLTGRHIVVDAGNGAGGFFVEQVLKPLGADTSGSQFLDPDGSFPNHESNPDNKEAMNSLKEAVLTHKADLGIIFDTDVDRAALMDADGRAMNRNNLIALISAVLLKEQPGATIVTNSATSEHLGRFLIDLGGEQDLYLTGYRNVINRAIELDKKGKNAVLAIETSGHAALKENYFLDDGAYLIAKLLMADATLLAEGKSLSDLIKKLKQPLETMEYRFVLIEEPIFENGNRIIDSFKEYLRTKEDLSLVENHLEGVRANFSGRYGEGWFILRLSLHEPLLVWTMESDEEGKLPLLIEDLLPFFMEQKELDRTNIIIK; via the coding sequence ATGTCAGAAAATACAGGCTTACTCTCTTTGCAAAACGGCTCGGATATTCGTGGTATCGCGATAACAACGCCTACACACGATGCGACGTTGACTGCAGAGCGTGCAACGAAAATCGGTTGTGCATTTGTAAAATGGTTACAAGAAGAAAAGAAATTACCAAAAGAGGGACAAACGCTAAAAATCGCGATTGGCCAAGATAGTCGTTTATCAGGGGACGAGTTAAAGCAAGCGCTATTTGCAGGAATGCAGCACGAGCAGGTAGAAATACTTGATTGTGGGCTTGCAACGACTCCAGCCATGTTTATGGCAACCATTTATGATGATTTTAAAGTAGATGGATCCATTATGATTACAGCCAGTCATTTACCGTTTGAATATAATGGATTGAAGTTTTTTACAAGATCAGGCGGAGCAGAGCATGAAGATATCGAGCAAATTTTAGCAATTGCTTCTGACGTTTCTGATGAAATCGAAGGAGAAGTAAAATCAACCGTTATTGAGAAAGATTTGTTAACCGTTTATGCGCAAGATTTAGTGGACAAAATCCGCAAGGGTATTCCAGAAAATCCGAATCCAGAAAAACCATTAACAGGAAGACACATTGTAGTGGACGCTGGAAATGGGGCAGGAGGCTTCTTTGTTGAACAGGTCTTGAAGCCACTGGGTGCCGATACAAGCGGAAGCCAATTTCTTGATCCAGATGGAAGCTTTCCAAATCATGAATCAAACCCAGATAATAAAGAGGCAATGAATAGCTTGAAAGAAGCCGTATTGACGCATAAAGCAGATCTTGGGATTATTTTCGACACGGATGTAGACAGAGCTGCTTTAATGGATGCAGATGGACGTGCAATGAACCGCAATAACTTAATTGCTTTAATTTCCGCTGTTCTTTTGAAGGAACAACCAGGCGCTACGATTGTTACCAACTCTGCAACTTCCGAACATTTAGGAAGATTCTTAATTGATTTGGGCGGAGAGCAAGATCTTTATTTAACCGGATATCGCAATGTTATTAACCGTGCAATTGAATTGGATAAAAAAGGAAAAAATGCTGTGCTGGCAATTGAGACCAGTGGACATGCTGCTTTAAAAGAGAATTACTTCTTGGATGATGGCGCGTATTTAATCGCAAAATTATTGATGGCAGATGCGACTTTACTGGCAGAAGGAAAAAGTTTGAGTGATTTGATAAAGAAATTAAAACAACCACTAGAAACAATGGAGTATCGATTTGTTCTTATTGAAGAACCAATTTTTGAAAATGGCAATCGAATAATCGATTCTTTCAAAGAATATTTGCGAACGAAAGAAGATCTATCGTTAGTCGAAAATCATCTGGAAGGGGTTCGCGCGAACTTTAGTGGAAGATACGGTGAAGGATGGTTTATTTTGCGTTTAAGTCTGCATGAGCCGCTACTGGTCTGGACAATGGAGAGCGATGAAGAAGGAAAATTACCGCTTCTGATTGAAGATTTATTGCCGTTCTTTATGGAACAAAAAGAACTGGACCGTACGAACATAATTATTAAATAA
- a CDS encoding aldo/keto reductase, whose translation MTVPSITLHNGVEIPQVGLGVFLMEDANETDWAVKQALHVGYRHFDTAAAYGNEEVLGKALKEGGITREDLFITSKLWNNMQGYEKTKIALQETLDKLGTDYLDLYLIHWYGKDVQGSWQAMEELYEAGKIKAIGVSNFTIEHLESMKEYAKVKPMINQIETHPYFPQNELHGYMKNEEIVHEAWGPLSQGKSDLLMHPVLKELGEKYGKTSAQIVLRWHIERDTVIIPKSVNPGRIAGNISLFDFELTSEDMEKIAEINVETRFGRIPNDHEFIEKTSK comes from the coding sequence ATGACAGTGCCATCGATTACTTTACATAACGGAGTAGAAATACCTCAAGTAGGTTTAGGTGTTTTTTTAATGGAAGATGCAAATGAGACTGATTGGGCAGTGAAACAAGCTTTGCATGTCGGGTATCGTCATTTTGATACAGCTGCTGCTTATGGGAATGAAGAGGTTTTAGGAAAGGCATTGAAAGAAGGCGGGATTACACGCGAGGACCTTTTTATCACTTCGAAATTATGGAACAACATGCAAGGATATGAAAAAACAAAAATCGCCTTGCAAGAAACATTGGACAAACTGGGAACTGATTATTTGGATCTTTATTTAATTCATTGGTATGGCAAGGATGTGCAAGGCAGTTGGCAAGCCATGGAAGAATTGTATGAAGCAGGAAAAATAAAAGCAATCGGCGTTTCCAATTTTACGATTGAACATTTAGAAAGTATGAAAGAATACGCAAAAGTTAAACCGATGATCAATCAAATTGAAACACATCCCTATTTTCCTCAAAATGAACTGCATGGCTACATGAAGAATGAGGAAATCGTACATGAAGCTTGGGGGCCGTTAAGCCAAGGAAAGAGCGATTTGTTGATGCATCCAGTATTAAAAGAGTTAGGCGAGAAATATGGTAAAACAAGCGCACAGATTGTTTTACGTTGGCATATCGAACGAGATACCGTCATTATTCCAAAATCTGTGAATCCAGGTCGTATCGCTGGAAACATTTCTTTGTTTGATTTTGAATTAACATCAGAAGATATGGAAAAGATTGCTGAAATTAATGTAGAGACAAGATTCGGCAGAATTCCAAATGATCACGAATTTATTGAGAAAACTTCTAAGTAG
- a CDS encoding AAA family ATPase, producing the protein MPLTQEQLDATKQIQQLIKTVNRIIIGKEEVTKLTITAMLAGGHILFEDIPGVGKTLLVRTIAKCLGADFSRIQFTPDLVPSDIIGFSMPQQNQSNFIFRKGPIFSSIILADEINRTSPRTQAAMLEAMAEQQVTSDGVSYDLPEPFFVLATQNPIEYEGTYPLPEAQLDRFLMQLSLGYPNAEQEVEMLAAPDQRSMVDQIDAVLSVDTFLKLKETVPMIHVEKALLDYLVSLGNETRTNENIRLGISPRGNQFCLSAARAYALLEGRSYVIPDDIQAVLPAVYRHRLLFFENLTAVQKDEAIRQIIRRVNPPVRRA; encoded by the coding sequence ATGCCGCTTACTCAAGAACAATTGGATGCAACAAAACAAATTCAACAACTGATAAAAACAGTGAATCGTATTATTATTGGGAAAGAGGAAGTGACGAAACTCACGATCACGGCCATGCTTGCTGGCGGACATATCCTTTTTGAAGATATCCCTGGTGTTGGTAAAACTTTGCTCGTAAGAACGATCGCAAAGTGTCTTGGGGCAGATTTTTCACGAATTCAGTTTACTCCTGACTTAGTTCCCAGTGATATCATTGGATTTTCAATGCCGCAACAAAATCAAAGTAACTTTATTTTTAGAAAAGGACCTATTTTTTCATCGATCATTCTAGCGGACGAAATCAACCGTACCTCGCCAAGAACACAAGCTGCCATGCTTGAAGCAATGGCAGAACAGCAAGTAACCAGTGATGGCGTCAGCTATGATCTACCCGAACCATTTTTCGTACTTGCTACCCAGAACCCAATCGAATATGAGGGTACTTATCCTTTACCGGAAGCACAGCTGGACCGTTTTTTAATGCAGCTGTCACTCGGGTATCCCAATGCCGAACAAGAAGTCGAGATGTTGGCTGCCCCTGATCAACGATCAATGGTTGATCAGATTGATGCTGTCCTTTCAGTGGATACTTTTTTAAAATTAAAAGAAACCGTTCCGATGATTCATGTCGAAAAAGCATTACTCGATTACCTTGTCTCGCTAGGCAATGAAACTCGGACAAACGAAAACATTCGGCTTGGAATCAGCCCTCGTGGCAATCAATTCTGCTTAAGCGCTGCTCGTGCATATGCATTACTAGAAGGACGATCTTATGTAATTCCTGATGATATTCAAGCAGTTCTTCCGGCCGTTTATCGTCACCGCCTGCTCTTCTTTGAAAATTTAACTGCTGTACAAAAAGATGAGGCCATTCGACAAATTATTCGACGCGTCAATCCCCCTGTAAGGAGGGCTTGA
- a CDS encoding hemolysin family protein — MNISTGLILFFLILFIASFFVMSEYVLVRIRPSRLDFLISNGNKNAKILKNMTVKLDTYLSATQLGVTITSLALGWLGDPTFKRIFDNLFANFTMPARVSTVLSFLISFIILTAIQVIIGELVPKNIAITKTEQLGLKLARPLNIWYKIMYPLIFILNKTANGISKGLGFQTFSESDDNVSEEELRMIMSESLKSGEINHEEYQYVENVFDFDERMAREIMVPRTEMAVLWAEDSLEDIAATVQKEKYTRYPVVEGDKDNILGTINTKEIFSAYIEAIQTNTADQFDIHHYLRPAVTVIETLPIKELLVKMQKERNQLAILIDEYGGTSGLISIEDIVEEIVGDISDDFQTEEQPDFVKLGENHYRIRARMLIDDVNEVFGLNIEEENVDTIGGWILNEKYDIEVGQEIIQKDVLFKVIQKEKNSIELVDVFINHDGTTLDIEDEE; from the coding sequence ATGAATATATCAACTGGATTAATTTTGTTCTTTCTCATATTATTTATTGCTTCTTTTTTTGTTATGTCTGAATATGTATTGGTACGTATCCGACCTTCCCGCTTAGATTTTTTAATCAGCAATGGCAATAAAAATGCAAAAATCCTAAAAAATATGACCGTAAAATTAGATACTTATCTTTCCGCGACGCAGCTTGGCGTTACAATCACTTCCTTAGCACTAGGTTGGTTAGGGGACCCGACTTTTAAACGAATTTTCGACAATTTGTTTGCGAATTTCACCATGCCGGCTCGCGTTTCTACTGTTCTATCGTTCTTGATTTCCTTTATCATTTTAACGGCTATTCAAGTGATTATTGGAGAACTTGTACCAAAAAATATTGCCATCACGAAAACAGAACAGCTCGGCCTAAAGCTAGCCCGTCCTCTTAATATCTGGTATAAAATCATGTATCCGCTAATTTTTATTTTAAATAAAACAGCGAATGGGATTTCGAAAGGTTTAGGATTCCAGACTTTTTCTGAATCAGATGACAATGTATCCGAAGAAGAATTACGCATGATTATGAGTGAGAGTTTAAAGAGTGGAGAAATTAACCACGAAGAATACCAGTATGTAGAAAATGTTTTTGATTTTGATGAACGAATGGCACGTGAAATCATGGTTCCTCGTACAGAAATGGCTGTTTTGTGGGCAGAAGACTCACTGGAAGATATTGCAGCGACTGTACAAAAAGAAAAATATACTCGCTATCCTGTTGTGGAAGGCGATAAAGATAATATTCTGGGCACAATCAATACAAAGGAAATCTTTTCTGCATACATTGAAGCCATCCAGACAAATACAGCTGATCAATTTGATATTCATCATTATTTACGTCCGGCAGTTACAGTCATTGAAACATTGCCGATCAAAGAACTGCTAGTAAAAATGCAAAAAGAACGAAATCAGCTAGCTATTCTTATTGATGAATATGGCGGTACGAGTGGTTTGATTTCGATTGAAGACATCGTCGAAGAAATTGTGGGAGATATTTCAGATGATTTTCAAACAGAAGAACAGCCTGACTTTGTCAAACTAGGAGAAAATCATTACCGCATCCGAGCGCGCATGCTGATTGACGATGTAAACGAAGTATTTGGTTTGAATATCGAAGAAGAGAATGTCGATACAATCGGTGGCTGGATTTTAAATGAAAAATACGATATTGAAGTCGGTCAAGAAATCATTCAAAAGGATGTTCTGTTTAAAGTCATTCAAAAAGAAAAAAATTCCATCGAATTGGTAGATGTATTTATTAATCACGACGGCACGACACTCGATATCGAGGATGAAGAATAA
- a CDS encoding PBP1A family penicillin-binding protein: MKNEWKIKLKKWLSHVYVQLKNFWRRYRINKLLILMSLVGIFVGSSYLVYLAKTADVENLRAGLEQTTVVYDRYGEEAGELYSQKGTFVSLEEISPNIQNTVISTEDKRFYTHKGADPIGIARAAVGIILNRGAITGGGSTITQQLAKNAYLTLDQTLIRKAKELFLAFEIEKQYAKEDILEMYLNNSYFGNGVWGVEDASQRYFGKSAMDVSLAEAAVLTAILKGPSIYNPIDDYEASINRRDLVLQLLADNGFVDQETADAAMAEDIYLYDNYASNSSYNYPYYFDAVIDEAIYTYNLDEEDILNRGYKIYTGLDQDYQYQMDQTFEYAYFIDGEDGTLMQSASVAIEPQTGDVLAMVGGRGEHAFRGFNRATQMRVPPASTIKPLSIYTPALESGYDIDSLIMDDDTLTYGPTEYAVQNYDLYSAYAEIPMYQAIAESKNTTAVYLLDKMGIDKSVNKLKQFGIPVREEDKIYGDIALGDMDGVSPLQMASAYSVFANGGQRAEPRIITKIVDATGAVIVDNTQVKTSRVTSVEVADKMTTMLLEVYAPGGTGNGAQPYNGMQIAGKTGTSEVNAETTYDRTKWMIAYTPDISVATWIGFDETTADNNLNDIGMMFYNLFSNEMGNLLGVSPSTDFSVASIDEATQEEEASGTNWAERVDGLIDDLTEFGGKVEEKSKEFLDWASGFFR, translated from the coding sequence ATGAAAAATGAATGGAAAATAAAGTTGAAAAAATGGTTGAGCCATGTATATGTGCAACTAAAGAACTTTTGGCGAAGATATCGCATTAATAAACTGCTTATACTGATGTCTTTAGTCGGTATTTTTGTCGGTAGCAGCTATTTGGTTTATTTAGCCAAAACAGCGGATGTTGAAAATTTACGAGCGGGGCTTGAACAAACAACGGTTGTCTATGACCGATATGGCGAAGAGGCGGGAGAATTATATTCACAGAAAGGGACATTCGTTTCTCTTGAAGAAATTTCTCCGAATATCCAAAATACGGTTATTTCTACAGAGGATAAACGATTTTACACACACAAAGGGGCAGACCCAATCGGGATTGCACGTGCTGCTGTCGGGATTATTTTGAATAGAGGAGCCATTACGGGAGGCGGTTCAACAATTACCCAACAGCTTGCCAAAAATGCCTATTTAACCTTGGATCAGACCTTGATTAGGAAAGCCAAAGAATTATTCTTGGCATTTGAGATTGAAAAGCAATATGCTAAAGAAGACATTTTGGAAATGTATTTAAATAATTCTTATTTCGGTAACGGTGTGTGGGGCGTAGAAGATGCTTCTCAGAGATATTTTGGGAAATCAGCTATGGATGTAAGCTTAGCCGAAGCTGCAGTTCTTACGGCTATATTAAAGGGCCCAAGTATTTATAATCCTATTGATGATTATGAAGCAAGTATTAATCGACGTGATCTTGTTTTGCAATTATTAGCAGATAATGGTTTTGTAGACCAGGAAACTGCTGATGCTGCAATGGCGGAAGATATTTATTTGTATGACAATTATGCATCCAATAGTAGTTATAATTATCCGTATTACTTTGATGCAGTCATTGATGAGGCCATTTATACCTACAATCTGGATGAAGAAGATATTTTGAATCGTGGCTATAAAATCTATACCGGATTGGATCAAGATTATCAGTATCAAATGGATCAAACCTTTGAATATGCTTATTTTATTGACGGGGAAGATGGAACTTTGATGCAAAGTGCTTCGGTCGCGATTGAACCTCAAACGGGGGATGTATTGGCAATGGTCGGCGGACGCGGAGAGCATGCTTTCCGTGGATTTAACCGGGCAACACAGATGCGTGTGCCGCCAGCTTCAACCATTAAACCATTATCAATCTATACGCCTGCTTTAGAATCAGGATATGATATTGATTCATTGATTATGGATGATGACACATTGACATATGGGCCGACTGAATATGCCGTACAAAACTATGATTTATATAGTGCATATGCCGAAATACCGATGTATCAAGCCATTGCAGAAAGTAAAAATACAACAGCCGTCTATTTATTGGATAAGATGGGAATTGATAAATCGGTCAATAAATTAAAGCAATTCGGTATTCCTGTACGCGAAGAGGATAAGATTTATGGAGATATTGCATTAGGCGATATGGACGGCGTTTCTCCTTTACAAATGGCAAGTGCTTATTCTGTCTTTGCAAATGGCGGTCAACGAGCAGAACCACGTATCATTACCAAAATCGTGGATGCCACTGGAGCAGTGATTGTCGACAACACACAAGTCAAAACGTCTCGGGTCACTTCTGTTGAAGTTGCAGATAAAATGACAACGATGCTGTTGGAAGTTTATGCACCAGGCGGAACCGGGAACGGTGCGCAGCCTTACAATGGCATGCAAATCGCTGGCAAGACAGGAACTTCAGAAGTGAATGCAGAAACAACTTATGACCGTACAAAATGGATGATTGCTTATACACCAGATATCAGTGTGGCTACTTGGATTGGATTCGATGAAACAACGGCAGATAATAACCTAAATGACATTGGAATGATGTTTTATAACTTATTCAGTAATGAGATGGGTAATTTGTTGGGTGTAAGCCCAAGTACTGATTTTTCTGTTGCAAGCATTGATGAAGCAACCCAAGAAGAGGAAGCCAGTGGGACCAATTGGGCGGAAAGAGTCGATGGTTTGATTGATGATCTCACAGAATTTGGCGGGAAAGTAGAGGAAAAATCAAAAGAATTCCTAGATTGGGCTTCAGGATTTTTCCGTTAG
- a CDS encoding DUF58 domain-containing protein, with protein sequence MKRLAIRKIASYFLAIIFCLMLFIYTMAFPGNTSWFIFLFFLILFFILFFSTLFSWGKAEATIHTQLDQSNNFLIHLVTKSRFPVFIPELTIQLKVKNQVFEVVQPIFFKNKINAEFTDLQIPRGRYQELVVQTYGRDYFGLFLHQKRKKIALDFDIYPKLISVRYRQQYLQKLTSNAQLKQYLKSSPAQFHQIREYMPQDSLKQIDWKSSYRQQKLMTKEYEKEIQPRVSLIFYGVESLYFEELLSLFYTLYEELKLTNTTHIHLIGKIEEKIMKRTDESALLFIEPIKQLEELLSLYQNAMASQDYFIVFAPREVVPSLQNIRKEQAIYFSETELIHTEVSKDI encoded by the coding sequence ATGAAGCGGTTAGCGATTCGAAAAATCGCAAGTTATTTTCTTGCTATTATTTTTTGTCTAATGTTGTTCATTTACACAATGGCTTTCCCGGGAAATACTTCCTGGTTTATTTTCCTCTTTTTCTTGATTCTCTTTTTCATTTTGTTTTTTTCAACGCTCTTTTCTTGGGGAAAGGCAGAAGCAACGATCCACACACAGTTGGACCAAAGCAATAATTTCCTGATTCACTTGGTTACAAAAAGCAGATTCCCAGTCTTTATCCCGGAACTGACCATCCAGCTAAAAGTAAAAAATCAAGTTTTTGAAGTGGTTCAACCTATATTTTTTAAGAATAAAATAAATGCTGAATTTACTGATTTGCAAATACCAAGAGGACGTTATCAAGAGCTAGTGGTTCAAACCTACGGAAGAGATTACTTTGGCCTTTTCTTACATCAGAAACGAAAAAAAATCGCCTTGGATTTTGATATTTATCCAAAACTCATTTCCGTTCGCTACCGCCAACAATACTTACAGAAGCTAACTTCCAATGCCCAATTAAAACAATATTTAAAGTCGTCTCCTGCGCAATTCCACCAAATCAGAGAGTATATGCCACAGGATTCTTTAAAACAAATTGATTGGAAATCCAGCTATCGTCAGCAGAAATTGATGACAAAAGAATACGAAAAAGAAATACAACCACGAGTCTCATTAATTTTCTATGGAGTAGAGTCTCTTTATTTTGAAGAACTACTCAGCCTATTTTATACATTGTATGAAGAATTGAAGCTGACCAATACTACTCATATCCATTTAATCGGAAAAATTGAAGAAAAAATCATGAAGCGAACGGATGAATCTGCCCTTCTGTTTATTGAGCCGATAAAGCAATTAGAAGAATTGTTATCACTTTATCAAAATGCAATGGCTTCTCAAGATTACTTTATTGTCTTTGCACCACGAGAAGTCGTCCCTTCTTTGCAAAATATACGAAAAGAACAAGCCATTTATTTTAGCGAAACAGAACTCATCCATACGGAGGTGAGCAAGGACATATGA
- a CDS encoding YlbF family regulator: MKNIYDIAYELESALREQPAFAQLTESYEAVTKDEEAAQLFGEFTRVQQEIQMKQMSGEGLTEEYIEEAQEIAGRASTNELIKSMMTAEQQLSVVIEDINKIIVRPLQEMYSAGAPTEEQ; encoded by the coding sequence ATGAAAAATATTTATGACATTGCGTATGAATTGGAAAGTGCTTTACGCGAACAACCTGCATTTGCTCAATTAACAGAGTCATACGAAGCTGTTACAAAAGACGAAGAGGCAGCTCAATTGTTTGGTGAATTTACTCGTGTGCAACAAGAGATTCAAATGAAACAAATGAGTGGCGAAGGCCTGACAGAAGAGTACATTGAAGAAGCTCAAGAAATTGCTGGACGTGCCTCTACTAATGAGTTGATCAAAAGCATGATGACTGCAGAACAACAATTGAGTGTTGTAATAGAAGATATCAATAAAATAATTGTTCGACCATTACAAGAAATGTACAGTGCTGGCGCACCTACTGAAGAACAGTAA